The segment cgttttttttttaaagtgaacattaataaaatcaaatttgattatatttctctCTCAAATATACATTTGATTACCTTAATATGTtgaagtaaaaaataaaggtgcactctctctctctttctcaaatttgaaacattatttcAAGTGTTTCTAAATGaatttggaataaaatcaaatttgattatatttctctttcaaaaatacttttgattacttaaagaaaagaaagggtgcattttctctctctctctctctctctctctctctctctctctctctctctctctctctctcaatttttttgattattgattaaattgaacTTTACTAAACTCTCATCAATTTCACTTAAGAATTTTTCATTAGACATCTCGCAATGTGTCCACATGCACCATTCCTCTGTTCAATCTACATTTGATGTCAGTccattcatatcacacaaagAAAACTTGCAGTATAGTCTTCTATTGTTTAgttattctatttatagttttCAGGGTTGGATAGTGCACATCTACCTAGCAGtgtatttctttggaattttacaACACCTATTCAGCTTATAACCATGGGGGGAAAAATAAGATGGGGAgatattttagaaatgaaaaagaaatttctgaAGAAACAAGCAAAGAAATTATTGACCAGAAATTCTTTTCCTGAAATAATCAGTAAAACTGGAGtgttaaatcattttattttcaggGTTGTCACTCACACTGAGAAAAAAAGTTGTCAATTCTTTGTCATACCTGAGTAACTTTGTGAtctaaattcagaccaaatgtgatactttgctgaccaaattgtaaaggCTATTGGtcaatccagcaggcaattgaaaaACTCACCagtcttttgtaattcgctgtaaaTCAAGAGCAATGCTTGTGTCGAAATACTTTATATTTTACTGAAACATTTCTTGATGAATTATACTTGTGAGCTGAAGCAATCATGGATTTTAATAATATTTGTTATGATTTTATAAAGATGAAAGATGAACCAGGTGAAAATAGCAGCAACAGTATGGATGTGTCTATGGATTCCAAGGCAAGCACAGAAGGGGAGAGTCAGGAGACGAAGGATAGTCCTCTACCCTCAGTCGCCACTCCAGCAGGTGCCACGGCTGCACCAAGCACCTCCCAAACCAAACAGCCTCGGCAGAAGAAAGGTAAGAATTCCGTGTAGGAAATATGAAACGCAGTGTTTCATAATAGATTACATGCTATCAGTGTTATGTAttctaaataatgataaatgtaattCTGTTTTCAGTATTTAAACCTGATGAACTAAGGCAAGCATTGATGCCAACACTCGAAAAACTTTACCGCCAGGATCCGGAGTCGATGCCATTTAGACAGCCAGTGGACCCAGTTATGCTCAACATACCTGTAAGtagtttttgtgtgtgtgttaagtTTTGTGTTTATCCGTTATAGTGTATGGTTACTCCTatgtaaatttccattttcCAGGATTACTTTGACATTGTAAAGAAACCCATGGACCTTTCTACGATCAAAAGAAAGTTGGACACGGGCCAGTACACAGATCCTTGGCAGTATTGTGATGATGTGTGGCTTATGTATGATAATGCGTGGTTGTACAATAGAAAGACTTCTCGTGTATACAAATATAGTTCAAAGGTATGCAGAAAGGACCCTTTTTATTGTTCAGAAATCATAACTGAATACTATCAAGAATAATGTAGGTTGTATTAGGGCTATCGCGGTTCAAAAAACTTCCGGGTCGGGTCGGttcagaatttttaaattcaggttcgagtatttcggttcgggtctATATAGCTATTTTAAAGATCTGATATAcaagttaaaatcaaaaacctttattgtattttgtcacaataattactcgTGGACATGGACTCGGGTTTCGACTcgacatccatggtactagaaacagcattgtcacttccACTCAATTTCATTCCactttttcaatgttttgtttttgacgATGTTGATCCTATGGCGTATTTTAAATATGACTGACATATTTTGCATACTGTCATTGTTTTGTCCACAATGCtatcatttaacaattgatcaaaatacagccaCAGTTGAGGATTTTGACAGCATTTTGTTTAAACAGATTTCTAATAATGAATCTATAATAAAAACCGGACCTGAACCGATATATGGAAAAATGGAACCAAAACCGACCCAAACAACACAACCCACAATTATCGGTTATTTCGGGTATCCGTTGCAGCCctagttttaatattttgatagatattgcatgtgtaaatattttaaagaatattatGTGGAATTTTTTAAgggtatataaatattttgaatattgcTGAAAACCATGAGAAATTAACATTTATGGCATATCTTAGGACTACCAACAATTTTATAAGGGAGACACCCTCtatcaaaataaacatgaaattcactTAATAAATAGAAAGTCCATTTGAAGGAGTTAAGGTCCACATAAAGTATATTTCTTTGTTAATAGTACTGTTTATGTATGGATGTTTTCACTTGGAATTTACTACATTTGTTTTCAGTTGGCTGAAGTTTTTGAAGCAGAGATAGATGGAGTGATGCAGTCTCTTGGGTACTGTTGTGGACGGAAACATGTTTTTAGTCCACAGGTTCTTTGCTGTTATGGTAAACAGTTGTGCACAATTCCCAGGGATGCAATATACTTCAGTTACCAGAATCGGTAGGTCATTTGATATATGTTATTCTCTTGTGATTCAGTtctttaatttttattcatCCTAGATCAAGTAATTGGGCCATATCATTTTGAGTCTTAATGTCTGTCTGCATCTTTTACCTTGATGTAAACTTTTGAACTAAGAATTTTATTGAGTTCATACTTAGTGAATTCAAACGTTGATGTCAATACAATGTGACTGTTAAATGTCAAAATTTGCCACACAGAGGGCATTATGTTTCACACACCACATCTTGTTGTGTCTTTGTTGTTTTTAGTATTTACTGAATTGCTTATTGTGGAATTGGTTCATCATCATTTGCTTGCTATTTGCTGTGCTTGTCTCATAATATTGGCTTTAGATTATGCCTCACTtctatttacatttccaaattCATTTGTATTTATTAAGAGATATATGTCTGAATGTGTACAGCACACCTTGAAATACGGaggaaggggggtgggggtggggggtgatATGTTCACTCTGTATTATGAGCGCcaccttttttattttgtttcaaaataatgTGATCTAAGTGTATGacattttcagaaaaactgagatACTGACTTTTATTCAAGAAAGTTTACTCTCTCATGAAAATGTCATTGTGTCATTATGAGTCACAAAATCTTTTCTGTGCTTGTCCCCTGTATGTGTAAAATGTCCAAATGATATGATGGTGGCATAGGATCTGTACTTGTGTGCATGGGTTTCAAACTTTGGGTGCTTCCCATAAACTATAATGGAttcaaataaattgaaagttgTATATGATAGACTATGACTTGTAGTTGAACATTAATGAGTTTTAAGCTTGGGTCCGGCCTCATTGGTCTGGGAAAAATGGCAGGTTACAGACCGAACCATTGGGACTatgaccatcaaacttggtacacatgcACCTTATGCCAAGTAAAAATATTACAAAGAGGGTagatgatttgtctgtttttacaatgcaaagaaagtatgccacaccctgatgattgctgatactacctgaagtcAAGTTCTACCAATGGTGTCAGAAAAGCACCCTACATTAGCTTGTCATGGGCATATTATAtaccgttggcggtactctcgttttttgttgtgtttttttttaatctgggGAGGGGGTATTTAAACTTGAGGTTGTGAATGGAGGTTTGATGTTATATGGCATATTTGTGGTCATATCATATGCATCTGTTTAGAAGTGCCCATATCATTAATTGCTTGAAATACATTCTTTATTATCAGTTTGTTCAGGTCATctatatcatacatatttatcaatttatgttataacctactgattttatatttttttcatttcatgatTTATTATAAACCTAAATTACTCTGATTGTAGAATTTCAAGAATTtgcatttatatttgttttgtcATACTTTTCACTTGGTTCATTGCATTGGTATATAATggggtttttgttgttttttttcttctctgtATCTGCTTGTGCTGATGTGCCCTTGCTGTTGTAACGTATGCTCTTCATCACTGCACATTCATCATATCATCATCATTGCTCATCATCACTGGAACCTACCAAACAGTACAAGACAAAATGGCCTCTTTTCTGACAGATACATTTATTGTGAGAAGTGCTTCCAAGAAATCCAGGGGGATGAGGTGGAATTGTCTGATGATCCCACTCAACCTATCACGTAAGTTTACTTCTCCTACACCCAAATATCAACACTCACTTTTAAAGATGTCTTTTTGCAGTATTTGAAATTTCTTGACCTCTTTTAATTTGATGCAGAATGAGATTTTCTATTTTGCCCTTGCATAATGGAAATGTGATTGtatttttcagaaaaatttcaaagaCCCAGTTCAataaaatgaagaatgatcaattGGATTATGAACCTTTTGTGGAGTGTGATGAATGTGGAAGGAAAATGCATCAGATTTGTGTCCTGCACTTTGAGGCTATATGGCCTAATGGGTAAATAAGAATTGTTCAGCTTTCAGAGGAATTCATATGAAAGAGTAGTGAAAAGAATATGGGAAAGGGCTTCTACTTTTAAcatatttgaattttgtatttaACAGGTTCATTTGTGATAATTGCCATAGATCAAAGGGGacaaaaaggaaagaaaacaaatattctGCCAAAAGTAAGTATAAATGGAGAGAAAacattgtttgaatttttcttaTTCGAGATTGTGAGATGCATATACTATTGTAAAATCTCTTTTGTAGATTTGCCATATTCAGGTATTCCTAACACAAAGTTGGGTACATACCTTGAGAATAGGGTAAACAACTTCCTGAAAAACAAAGATGCTGGTGCTGGTGATGTCACAATAAAAGTGCTGTCTAGTGGGGATAAAGTGGTTGAGGTCAAGTCAGGCATGAAGTCTCGGTCAGTACTCCATTTTATAGCCCTAGATATGTGTCTACTTGGATGGGAATAAACTTTTTCATGTGATGTATTTTCATTGAGACCAAAATTTGCATACTTTGTCATACCAACTGAAATGCAATGTAAAATATGTTCTATCCTTTCAGATTCTGTGACAATGGGGAAATGCAAGAAACTTTCCAGTACAGGGCTAAAGCAATGTTTGCTTTTGAAGAAATTGATGGAACAGATGTGTGCTTTTTTGGAATGCATGTGCAAGAGTATGGCTCTGACTGTCCCCAGCCCAATAATAGGTgaaaagctaaaaaaaaaaaaatttatatgtaAGATCCCATATTACAAAAAATGGTTTCTAGGTAATATCTTGAATACTGTTTTGAGCATCTTTACATGAAGAGTTCCTCTGACTTAAATGTTTTTGAGGTCGCTAGGTCACACACGATAATAATATCTTGATGATATTCCAAATACTATTTCAGCTTTTTGGAttaaatttcacatgaaaagtTAATAATAATGAGTCCTATTGTTTTTGAGTTTATGGTCACCAATTCCCAAAAGATGAGAAGTGTTTTCTTGGTATCTCAGATGATGTTTTAAGATTTAGCATCTCAAATGCTGTTTTTATGCTTTAGCAATGGCATGAAGCATCTAGAACATTATGGTGAcctttattttaaacattttaggTCACAAGGTTAGAATCACAAGAAATCTTTTGTGGGCGATGTCTCAAATGCTAATCAGAGTCAGTAATAAAATTCCATGTGAGGTTCTCTATCCTTGATCAGAATGTTAAGGTCACCAGATCGTACAAGCCAACATTGTCTCTAGATAGCATCTCCAATATCTTGTATTCTGATTTGGCACAGATTCATCtttgtaaaacacaaaaaaaatgtCTATAATATCTTGTATTCTGATTTGACACCAATTCTTTGCAAGAAGGACCTTTGTAGACACTTACCCTTTTTTAAATAAGCACAAATGTATCTAACATTGAAGTGAGGGGCATGAATTCACTAAGTTTCCATTTTATTAAGACAAAAATTGATCAATCGAAAGCACAGATTTGTCATTAATCAGAATACTTAATCATCCATTTCTGTGTTGTGGAAGCTTCTTACTATCATGTATAAGTCTATTTTGTGTAGTTTAATGTGACTTGGTGTCTCATTGAAATCAATTGATGATTGTgaatgtatttgaatttcaggaGAGTATACATATCATATCTGGACAGTGTCCATTTCTTTCAACCACGTCAACTTAGAACTGCTGTGTATCATGAAATTCTCATTGGCTATTTGGAATATGTGAAGCAGCAAGGCTATGCTTGGGCTCACATCTGGGCCTGTCCACCCAGTGAAGGGGAtgactatatatttcattgccATCCTCCAGAACAAAAAATTCCGAAACCAAAGAGATTGCAAGAGTGGTACAAGAAAATGTTGGACAAAGCAATCATCGAGCGTTGTGTGATAGATTATAAGGCAAGTCACTATGTGTATGATAACATTGTTTGTTAAGCTAATCAAACTACAGTTCAATTTGCAGTGATGGAAAGCAAAGCTTTTTCACAAAAGTACAAATATTAGAACATTGCAGGTATTTAAGACAGAATTAGGACATTTTTAGAAGATAATTCTATTCCATTATGATCCAAGTATTTAGAATATAACCTGTTGGAAACCCTAAAACACATAGTTCTTTCCTATTTGCAGGACATACTGAAGGATGCCATAGAAAGCAATGTTACAAGTGCTACCCAGATTCCATACTTTGAGGGTGACTTTTGGCCCAATGTATTGGAGGAGAGTATAAAGGAATTGGATCAAGAGGAAGAAGAGAAGAGGAAGCGTGAAGAGGCAGAGGCAGCAGCTGCCGAACAGGAACCCGAGTGTATCGACGAAGGAGAAGGCAGCAACCAGGTAAAAGCTGGGAGACTCGTCTGGTGATGATTTCTAACAAAGCATACATTAACACAAAATAATTAATGGTTGAAAAGGACGATTATTATGCTTAGCTCCTAATAGCACAGTAGAAATAGCTGAGTAATGCTAATTGGAATGTTTTCTCTTTCAGGGAGTTGGAAAGAAGAAAGGAAAGAGTAACAGAAATAAGAAAGCCAGCAAAAGCAAGAACAGTCAGAGGAAGAACCCAAAGAAAACCAATATGCCCCATGGTGGCAATGATCTCACCCAAAAAGTATATGCCACAATGGAGAAGCATAAGGAGGCAAGTCGAGTTGTTGACATAATAAAAAGATGAATCTAAATCTGTGTAacacatgtatgtttttttAGTGATTTCTATAATTTTCTAATTTGGCTTGCTTTTAGGTATTCTTTGTGATAAGACTACACAGCCAGGCCTATGCTCCACAGTCGCTTCCTTCAATAAATGACCCAGACCCCATGATCACCTGTGACCTGATGGATGGGCGCGATGCCTTCCTCACTATGGCTCGTGATAAACATCAGGAGTTTTCCTCACTACGGAGGGCTAAATACTCAACCTTGGCAATGTTATATGAAATTCACAATCAGGGAAGAGACAATTTTGTGTACACATGCAATAACTGTAAAGCCCATGTGGAGACGCGTTGGCATTGTACTGTTTGTGAAGTAAGTGTGTTTTTTGTTTCCTTATATTCTGCATTAACTTCCTTTAAGAAATGATTTGAGTTAAATGTTGATGGGTAtctatagttacatgtatatcttgtgaGTGCATCTTTAACATAATCAGTTTAACTAGATAGAAAAATGATTAAGCAGGGTGTTTGGCAATCCTTCAGGGGCTGTCACATTTTACATCATGGTTTTGTTGATATAATTTGAATGTTTCTGCAAATTTTTTTTGGAGTGGTGTACCAGTTATAGtttttgtgttttatatttAGAACACCACTGCTGATTACATTTCATATGACACAATTGTCTTTTACATAGGTATTTTCATACCTGAAGAGCTAAACACAAGACTTTTTCACCTTTTGATAATTTTCTCTGTGTGACTGATTTTCAATGAGGATTTTCTTTTGATAATAATCACTTTGTAAATTGTATTTCAGGACTACGATTTGTGCAATGCGTGCTATGAAACGGAGAAACATATTCATAAAATGGAGAAACTTGGACTTGATTTGGATGATGGAACATCTACAAGTGATAAACAAGATAACCCTCAGGAATCTCGTAGACAATCTATTCAGAGGTGCATTCATTCACTTGTGCATGCGTGTCAGTGCAGAGATGCCAATTGTAGACTACCTAGTTGTCAGAAGATGAAGCGTGTTGTTTCTCATACAAAGTGTTGTAGGAAAAAGACCAACGGCGTGTGTCCAATATGTAAACAACTTATTGCTCTGTGCTTGTATCATGCAAAACATTGTACAGAGAACAAGTGTCAAGTACCATTCTGTCTACAGATTAAACATAAACTGAGGCAACAACAACTTCAGCATCGGCTTCAACAGGCTCAGATGTTGCGAAGGCGAATGGCTGTGATGCAAAGGACTACTGCTACTCCAAGTACGCAACAAGTGACATCTCAGCCATCGCCTTCACCAGTGACTATTCCACAACAACAGCCACAACAGCCTGGACTGGGTGGAAAACCTCCACCTGCTCCTCCTCAAGCTGCCATGCAGGCTGCACAAGAGGCAAAGAGAATAGCTCTCCAACAGACTCTTAACACAATGAGCAAGCCTATGCCTACTGTGCCCCAGAGTACAAACATGGCACCCCCACCTATGAAACCTAATCCAACACTCTCTGGTATGCCACAGCAGCAACAGCAGCAGCAGACACAATCGGTTGGAATACCTAACTGGCAGAACTATTCCCAGAATAACCAGTCTCAAATTCGCCAGCAAATTCAGCCTCAACAGCAGCTGCCAAGAATGCCAATGCCGAATAGACAGCAACAACCAGTGATGAATCAACCAGGCATTCAAATGCAACCAAACCAAATCAGACAAACGAATCAGCATGCTCTACATGAACTGTTAAAGACTCTGAAATCTCCATCATCAAACCAGCAGCAGGCTCAAGTGCTTCAGATTCTGAAGTCCAATCCACAGCTTATGGCAGCTTTCATTCAACAAAGAGCAAAACAACAGCAGATGCAAGGACAAGGTCAAGTACCGCCCAACAATCCTAATCAGCTGCAAAACATGGGTCAGATGGGCATGACTGCTCCTCAGACAGCAGGACAGCCCACAACCCAGCAGCAACAAATGTGGCAATATCAGCAACAACAAAGACTAAGAATGCAACCGAATTCTGTTCCTCAACAACATAATGTGCAACAACCCCAAACAAATCAAATGGGACAATTTCAAGCTCCACAACCTCCATTTGCACAACGACAGCGCATGCCATATCCCCAGCAGACACCTGGAGCATTCCAAGGGGATGGATCACAACACATGCAGCAACAGTTTAATCAGCAGCAGCATCAACAACAAATGATTCATCAAGTTCATCAACAACAAGTCCAGATACGACAACAGTTTTCTGGTGGAAAACCTGTCAGTCCCCAAATGTCAGCTAATCAGACCCCATCTCCCCAACAGTTCATGCAGCAAGTGCGTTCACCCACATCATTACCACAAACTGTCCGATCCCCTCAACCAACTGCATCACCTCATCAGCAGCTAAATCCATCCCCTCGCCAACATCAAATGTCACCTCATCATGTCATATCCAATCAATCTCATCCGGGAGTGCATGACACTAACCAAATGAACTCGGAGGCAATGTTATTTAGTGGTGGTATGTCCCTCCAGAGTCAAGGAGCAGATTCTGGTCTGGGCTTGTCACAAGACAATGAGGTGGCTCCATTAACACCACAGGACCAGCTCTCTAAGTATGTTGAGACCTTGTAGGACTTGGTCAGTTATCTGTTATGCCTCTTTAAAATGCAGATGCAAGTAGTATTGTACAAAGGATTAACTTTCCTTGTGTATTGTACTTGTTTACAGAACAAAAAATCGAAAGAggttttaatatattttaatggTACTATTGTTGagtcaagcatgaatgtgatGTTTGATTGTTGTTTAGTTTATATATAAGATACgaaattttattatgattacAGAGAAAACTGATCCATTTCCTTTTTCATAAGGAACTAGCATAACACATGTGACTTGTAGATTTTAGTCATGCCTGCCACTAtgttttatttaagaaattctagatcaaaatcattcatgaaacaAACTTTGCTGTGTTATTAAGATCATGTTATGAATATAATGTAAATGTTACTGTACAGCTGGTGAAAACCTATCATTGCTTTTTGTTTTTCTCTGATGTGCAGGTTTTCACATGAATGAAAgaattatattttgtatgtttcCTTAAATTATGAGTTGGTGTAGAAGTACAAATTTGTGCAACACATTCACAGctttatgaacattttcttGGTTTGTACATTTGTATTCTGTCTTCAGATTTTTAATATTGATTACTCTGTCATGTTGAAAT is part of the Ostrea edulis chromosome 2, xbOstEdul1.1, whole genome shotgun sequence genome and harbors:
- the LOC125679251 gene encoding CREB-binding protein-like isoform X4 yields the protein MADQLDSVEGPPAAKRAKIASPKPSTEGGDFNDLLIHDIVDALPDELMGSSDQNGMMDSHHPMQDPSKQHAQLTQLLSGASSASSMAPTSSKSPMPNMGSLGNINNAAKSPRSANLSSPPHGLGGKNAVSQHVGMDSFSSNSAGFSSMNSVGPMVSNANMMNKNIGHNPINSMGVQMPISNMGQQANSMMSNGPLYSASGHNQGRGNVSGMGQQLPSMSQAGVMGGMNHQQMHGPKSIGHPGMSMQPQQMMKQQNGPHGGSSFGFTNTNVVGHPQQTPSPNYNATSIPMSLPMSLSPNLTSTAMSMSPITSTVNTQPQMNAGGIVTGPATNMGVLPVGNANLSPGATGTQQPPTADPEKRKLIQQQLVLLLHAHKCQRRQQSNGEVCSLPHCRTMKNVLNHMTTCNAGKSCQVAHCASSRQIITHWKNCTRNDCPVCLPLKHAQKTDRTAGQNPPNPSVTTVQPSQMNPIAGVGAATNRVGAAAATGTTSTQPSHGLTDSQMKRAYAALGLPFNQPSTTAVRPTGGLNDASGMNANSTGNPQNNLLAGFTNPPGMDQPKQIAANTNSGSKEWHQSVTQDLRNHLVHKLVQAIFPTPDPAALKDKRMNNLVAYARKVEGDMYDTANSRKELEEKRLYRIQQGTGGATNMTGARQRLNGPLSSLLPQAAGNDPYGLPPPTPLPDMRGPSPRQPLNSTPGIRPGIDNSQNYQNIAGMTPQDHLQQIRNRLPQPPIIHSSQSPQAYQNQISQSPSTITQASQGTTQLSSQIGSSVSSLLNSSAPQLTSQVPALISQTVSNLSQPFDPTTTVTSSVGNPQIKTEIKQEDGAGGINSQTLKDVLMAPSTTGNTPNTLSNVQTSSITSVSTTSTVFTSTTTTKDIKQEIKQEVEIKTEPEIKQEPCSEGGKQMKDEPGENSSNSMDVSMDSKASTEGESQETKDSPLPSVATPAGATAAPSTSQTKQPRQKKVFKPDELRQALMPTLEKLYRQDPESMPFRQPVDPVMLNIPDYFDIVKKPMDLSTIKRKLDTGQYTDPWQYCDDVWLMYDNAWLYNRKTSRVYKYSSKLAEVFEAEIDGVMQSLGYCCGRKHVFSPQVLCCYGKQLCTIPRDAIYFSYQNRYIYCEKCFQEIQGDEVELSDDPTQPITKISKTQFNKMKNDQLDYEPFVECDECGRKMHQICVLHFEAIWPNGFICDNCHRSKGTKRKENKYSAKNLPYSGIPNTKLGTYLENRVNNFLKNKDAGAGDVTIKVLSSGDKVVEVKSGMKSRFCDNGEMQETFQYRAKAMFAFEEIDGTDVCFFGMHVQEYGSDCPQPNNRRVYISYLDSVHFFQPRQLRTAVYHEILIGYLEYVKQQGYAWAHIWACPPSEGDDYIFHCHPPEQKIPKPKRLQEWYKKMLDKAIIERCVIDYKDILKDAIESNVTSATQIPYFEGDFWPNVLEESIKELDQEEEEKRKREEAEAAAAEQEPECIDEGEGSNQGVGKKKGKSNRNKKASKSKNSQRKNPKKTNMPHGGNDLTQKVYATMEKHKEVFFVIRLHSQAYAPQSLPSINDPDPMITCDLMDGRDAFLTMARDKHQEFSSLRRAKYSTLAMLYEIHNQGRDNFVYTCNNCKAHVETRWHCTVCEDYDLCNACYETEKHIHKMEKLGLDLDDGTSTSDKQDNPQESRRQSIQRCIHSLVHACQCRDANCRLPSCQKMKRVVSHTKCCRKKTNGVCPICKQLIALCLYHAKHCTENKCQVPFCLQIKHKLRQQQLQHRLQQAQMLRRRMAVMQRTTATPSTQQVTSQPSPSPVTIPQQQPQQPGLGGKPPPAPPQAAMQAAQEAKRIALQQTLNTMSKPMPTVPQSTNMAPPPMKPNPTLSGMPQQQQQQQTQSVGIPNWQNYSQNNQSQIRQQIQPQQQLPRMPMPNRQQQPVMNQPGIQMQPNQIRQTNQHALHELLKTLKSPSSNQQQAQVLQILKSNPQLMAAFIQQRAKQQQMQGQGQVPPNNPNQLQNMGQMGMTAPQTAGQPTTQQQQMWQYQQQQRLRMQPNSVPQQHNVQQPQTNQMGQFQAPQPPFAQRQRMPYPQQTPGAFQGDGSQHMQQQFNQQQHQQQMIHQVHQQQVQIRQQFSGGKPVSPQMSANQTPSPQQFMQQVRSPTSLPQTVRSPQPTASPHQQLNPSPRQHQMSPHHVISNQSHPGVHDTNQMNSEAMLFSGGMSLQSQGADSGLGLSQDNEVAPLTPQDQLSKYVETL
- the LOC125679251 gene encoding CREB-binding protein-like isoform X3, with the protein product MADQLDSVEGPPAAKRAKIASPKPSTEGGDFNDLLIHDIVDALPDELMGSSDQNGMMDSHHPMQDPSKQHAQLTQLLSGASSASSMAPTSSKSPMPNMGSLGNINNAAKSPRSANLSSPPHGLGGKNAVSQHVGMDSFSSNSAGFSSMNSVGPMVSNANMMNKNIGHNPINSMGVQMPISNMGQQANSMMSNGPLYSASGHNQGRGNVSGMGQQLPSMSQAGVMGGMNHQQMHGPKSIGHPGMSMQPQQMMKQQNGPHGGSSFGFTNTNVVGHPQQTPSPNYNATSIPMSLPMSLSPNLTSTAMSMSPITSTVNTQPQMNAGGIVTGPATNMGVLPVGNANLSPGATGTQQPPTADPEKRKLIQQQLVLLLHAHKCQRRQQSNGEVCSLPHCRTMKNVLNHMTTCNAGKSCQVAHCASSRQIITHWKNCTRNDCPVCLPLKHAQKTDRTAGQNPPNPSVTTVQPSQMNPIAGVGAATNRVGAAAATGTTSTQPSHGLTDSQMKRAYAALGLPFNQPSTTAVRPTGGLNDASGMNANSTGNPQNNLLAGFTNPPGMDQPKQIAANTNSGSKEWHQSVTQDLRNHLVHKLVQAIFPTPDPAALKDKRMNNLVAYARKVEGDMYDTANSRKELEEKRLYRIQQGTGGATNMTGARQRLNGPLSSLLPQAAGNDPYGLPPPTPLPDMRGPSPRQPLNSTPGIRPGIDNSQNYQNIAGMTPQDHLQQIRNRLPQPPIIHSSQSPQAYQNQISQSPSTITQASQGTTQLSSQIGSSVSSLLNSSAPQLTSQVPALISQTVSNLSQPFDPTTTVTSSVGNPQIKTEIKQEDGAGGINSQTLKDVLMAPSTTGNTPNTLSNVQTSSITSVSTTSTVFTSTTTTKDIKQEIKQEVEIKTEPEIKQEPCSEGGKQMKDEPGENSSNSMDVSMDSKASTEGESQETKDSPLPSVATPAGATAAPSTSQTKQPRQKKVFKPDELRQALMPTLEKLYRQDPESMPFRQPVDPVMLNIPDYFDIVKKPMDLSTIKRKLDTGQYTDPWQYCDDVWLMYDNAWLYNRKTSRVYKYSSKLAEVFEAEIDGVMQSLGYCCGRKHVFSPQVLCCYGKQLCTIPRDAIYFSYQNRTRQNGLFSDRYIYCEKCFQEIQGDEVELSDDPTQPITKISKTQFNKMKNDQLDYEPFVECDECGRKMHQICVLHFEAIWPNGFICDNCHRSKGTKRKENKYSAKNLPYSGIPNTKLGTYLENRVNNFLKNKDAGAGDVTIKVLSSGDKVVEVKSGMKSRFCDNGEMQETFQYRAKAMFAFEEIDGTDVCFFGMHVQEYGSDCPQPNNRRVYISYLDSVHFFQPRQLRTAVYHEILIGYLEYVKQQGYAWAHIWACPPSEGDDYIFHCHPPEQKIPKPKRLQEWYKKMLDKAIIERCVIDYKDILKDAIESNVTSATQIPYFEGDFWPNVLEESIKELDQEEEEKRKREEAEAAAAEQEPECIDEGEGSNQGVGKKKGKSNRNKKASKSKNSQRKNPKKTNMPHGGNDLTQKVYATMEKHKEVFFVIRLHSQAYAPQSLPSINDPDPMITCDLMDGRDAFLTMARDKHQEFSSLRRAKYSTLAMLYEIHNQGRDNFVYTCNNCKAHVETRWHCTVCEDYDLCNACYETEKHIHKMEKLGLDLDDGTSTSDKQDNPQESRRQSIQRCIHSLVHACQCRDANCRLPSCQKMKRVVSHTKCCRKKTNGVCPICKQLIALCLYHAKHCTENKCQVPFCLQIKHKLRQQQLQHRLQQAQMLRRRMAVMQRTTATPSTQQVTSQPSPSPVTIPQQQPQQPGLGGKPPPAPPQAAMQAAQEAKRIALQQTLNTMSKPMPTVPQSTNMAPPPMKPNPTLSGMPQQQQQQQTQSVGIPNWQNYSQNNQSQIRQQIQPQQQLPRMPMPNRQQQPVMNQPGIQMQPNQIRQTNQHALHELLKTLKSPSSNQQQAQVLQILKSNPQLMAAFIQQRAKQQQMQGQGQVPPNNPNQLQNMGQMGMTAPQTAGQPTTQQQQMWQYQQQQRLRMQPNSVPQQHNVQQPQTNQMGQFQAPQPPFAQRQRMPYPQQTPGAFQGDGSQHMQQQFNQQQHQQQMIHQVHQQQVQIRQQFSGGKPVSPQMSANQTPSPQQFMQQVRSPTSLPQTVRSPQPTASPHQQLNPSPRQHQMSPHHVISNQSHPGVHDTNQMNSEAMLFSGGMSLQSQGADSGLGLSQDNEVAPLTPQDQLSKYVETL